The Geothrix sp. genome window below encodes:
- a CDS encoding DUF512 domain-containing protein — translation MAQKGVQIIAVEPGSLAEEAGIRPGDTLLEIHGEAVLDQLNYQFLITREDEAELLVQRPDGSSFKAFVENGGEGIGVDLAQDEVKVCKQNCVFCFVHQMPKGFRKSLYLKDEDVRLSFLYGHFTTLSSSDDAELDRIVRERLSPIHVSVHATDPAARVKVVGNPREGDILRKIDRLLEGGIDVHTQAVVAPGLNDGAIWQQTVDDLWSRHRVGRGSVLSLSCVPVGLTTHREHLPSVQDVDAAFARDWVARWTPEVRKYAKASDGEPWLLLADEWFTRAGIEVPGRAFYSKSWAQLENGVGLVRRFLEHSRRFIKSPRAKGFAGRRVLLLTGSSFAPTLSRVATDLNRAVGSHLRVVPAQNFSFGDSVTVAGLLCGEDLKYAAHADREAKGGSGWVDAVVVPSASLRTHTGPTDQYTLRGAVVREEGTFLDDLTLPQLAAELGVPTVPSGANLSHLLDHLEAADRGAFRGGALQSAFHAAGLNLPQGAYNP, via the coding sequence TTGGCCCAGAAAGGCGTACAGATCATCGCGGTAGAGCCCGGCAGCCTGGCCGAGGAGGCTGGGATCCGCCCGGGGGACACCCTGCTGGAGATCCATGGCGAGGCGGTGCTGGACCAGCTGAACTACCAGTTCCTCATCACCCGGGAAGACGAGGCGGAACTGCTCGTCCAGCGGCCGGACGGCAGCTCGTTCAAGGCCTTCGTGGAGAACGGCGGCGAGGGCATCGGGGTGGACCTGGCCCAGGACGAGGTGAAGGTCTGCAAGCAGAATTGCGTCTTCTGCTTCGTGCACCAGATGCCCAAGGGCTTCCGCAAGTCTCTCTATTTGAAGGACGAGGATGTTCGCCTTTCCTTCCTCTACGGCCACTTCACGACCCTGTCGAGCAGCGATGACGCGGAGCTGGATCGCATCGTGCGCGAGCGCCTGAGCCCCATCCATGTGTCGGTCCACGCCACGGATCCCGCGGCTCGCGTGAAGGTGGTGGGCAATCCCCGGGAGGGCGACATCCTCCGCAAGATCGACCGTCTGCTGGAGGGCGGCATCGATGTCCACACCCAGGCCGTGGTGGCGCCGGGGCTCAACGACGGAGCCATCTGGCAGCAGACCGTGGACGACCTCTGGTCCCGCCATCGTGTGGGGCGGGGCAGCGTGCTGAGCCTGTCCTGCGTGCCCGTGGGCCTCACGACCCACCGGGAGCACCTGCCTTCGGTGCAGGATGTGGACGCGGCTTTCGCCCGGGATTGGGTGGCCCGCTGGACGCCGGAGGTGCGGAAGTACGCCAAGGCCAGCGATGGGGAGCCGTGGCTGCTGCTGGCGGACGAATGGTTCACCCGGGCGGGCATCGAGGTGCCGGGCCGTGCCTTCTACTCGAAATCCTGGGCCCAGTTGGAAAACGGCGTGGGCCTGGTGCGCCGCTTCCTGGAGCATAGCCGCCGCTTCATCAAGAGCCCCCGGGCGAAGGGGTTCGCCGGCCGCCGGGTGCTGCTGCTGACGGGGTCGAGCTTTGCGCCCACGCTCTCCCGCGTGGCCACCGACCTGAACCGGGCCGTGGGCAGCCACCTGCGCGTGGTGCCCGCCCAGAACTTCAGCTTCGGCGACAGCGTCACCGTGGCGGGTCTGCTCTGCGGCGAGGATCTGAAGTACGCGGCCCACGCCGACCGCGAGGCCAAGGGAGGTTCCGGCTGGGTGGATGCCGTGGTGGTGCCCTCCGCCAGCCTGCGGACCCACACCGGCCCCACCGATCAGTACACCCTGCGGGGCGCCGTGGTGCGGGAGGAGGGCACCTTCCTGGACGACCTGACCCTGCCCCAGCTGGCGGCGGAGCTCGGGGTGCCCACGGTCCCCAGCGGCGCCAACCTGTCCCACCTGCTGGATCACCTGGAGGCCGCGGACCGCGGTGCCTTCCGGGGAGGAGCGCTCCAGTCCGCCTTCCACGCCGCGGGCCTGAACCTTCCCCAGGGCGCGTACAACCCCTGA
- a CDS encoding alpha/beta fold hydrolase has protein sequence MRLPIPFLLCTLALPPLAAQAPEEGRLKRVESRVNGLHWELDAVRKAADDQLWFLRLSDVAVVDKVTYTGPPNPKGEETYGIKNERHPLKIQQYVFIPRKAEAGRKLPLIVLPHGGVHGDFGTYHAHIVREMVERGYIVIAPDYRGSTGYGKGFYEAIDYGGLEIDDVVAGRDWAVEHLPVDPKRCAIVGWSHGGLIALMAVFDHPEKFAASYAGVPVSDLITRLGYLGQDYVAEFSAKYHIGKEPKDAVEEYRRRSPVWSVQKLRTPLLVHTNTNDRDVNVVEVEQLINALKAAGKRFDYKIYQDAPGGHSFNRIDTTVAKDSRREIYAFLEKHLK, from the coding sequence ATGCGCCTTCCGATTCCGTTCCTGCTCTGCACCCTCGCCCTTCCGCCCCTGGCGGCCCAGGCCCCCGAGGAAGGGCGCCTCAAGCGGGTGGAAAGCCGGGTGAACGGCCTCCACTGGGAGCTGGACGCCGTGCGGAAGGCCGCGGACGACCAGCTCTGGTTCCTGCGCCTGTCCGATGTGGCCGTGGTGGACAAGGTCACCTACACGGGCCCGCCGAACCCCAAGGGGGAGGAGACCTACGGCATCAAGAACGAACGGCACCCCCTGAAGATCCAGCAGTATGTGTTCATCCCCCGCAAGGCCGAGGCGGGTCGGAAGCTGCCCCTCATCGTCCTGCCCCATGGCGGCGTCCACGGTGATTTCGGAACCTACCACGCCCACATCGTCCGGGAGATGGTGGAGCGCGGCTACATCGTGATCGCGCCGGACTACCGCGGTTCCACGGGCTACGGCAAGGGTTTCTACGAGGCCATCGATTACGGTGGCCTGGAAATCGACGATGTGGTGGCCGGGCGCGACTGGGCCGTGGAACACCTGCCCGTGGACCCGAAGCGCTGCGCCATCGTGGGTTGGAGCCACGGCGGCCTCATCGCCCTCATGGCAGTCTTCGATCACCCCGAGAAGTTCGCCGCCTCCTATGCCGGCGTGCCCGTGTCCGACCTCATCACGCGCCTGGGCTACCTCGGACAGGACTATGTGGCCGAGTTCTCCGCCAAGTACCACATCGGCAAGGAGCCCAAGGATGCCGTGGAGGAATACCGGCGCCGCAGTCCCGTGTGGAGCGTCCAGAAGCTCCGAACACCCCTGCTGGTCCACACGAACACCAACGACCGGGATGTGAATGTGGTGGAGGTCGAGCAGCTCATCAATGCCCTCAAGGCCGCCGGCAAGCGCTTCGACTACAAGATCTACCAGGACGCCCCTGGAGGCCACAGCTTCAACCGCATCGACACCACCGTGGCCAAGGATTCCCGCAGGGAGATCTATGCCTTCCTGGAAAAGCACCTGAAGTAG
- a CDS encoding DMT family transporter yields MPAATAALSRRRLMARVELAGSAVCFGLMAILARKLTLPGAGFTAGHLAVLRFVVGALVSLAAFRLLPGLYWPSNYRLLVTRGLSGGAVVVLYFYALAHMPAGEAGILYNVFPVIAVVMSLFLFRERPTIHLWLAVLAASLGVVLVLGQGHAGLSLGRGGVAALAAAVFAATSANAIRAARHTENAATIFFYFCLAGLPVVLPFALDPWPRLTGGFGIWGLGVLMSLLAYGGQLLMSEAYGTLSVSEAAVWLQLLPIVQFLLAVPLLGERATGFGLAGVLITVAGVAYGTAFGHRRRA; encoded by the coding sequence ATGCCCGCCGCCACCGCCGCCCTGTCCCGCCGCCGCCTGATGGCCCGGGTGGAATTGGCGGGTTCCGCCGTCTGCTTCGGGCTCATGGCCATTCTCGCGCGGAAGCTCACGCTGCCCGGGGCGGGGTTCACGGCGGGGCACCTGGCCGTGCTGCGCTTCGTGGTGGGGGCCCTCGTGAGCCTCGCGGCCTTCCGGCTGCTGCCGGGCCTCTACTGGCCCAGCAACTACCGGCTGCTGGTGACCCGGGGCCTGTCCGGCGGCGCCGTGGTGGTGCTCTACTTCTACGCCCTGGCCCACATGCCCGCCGGCGAGGCGGGCATCCTCTACAATGTCTTCCCGGTGATCGCGGTGGTGATGTCCCTGTTCCTCTTCCGGGAGCGCCCCACGATCCACCTCTGGCTGGCGGTGCTGGCGGCCTCCCTGGGTGTGGTGCTGGTCCTGGGGCAGGGCCATGCGGGACTGAGCCTGGGCAGGGGCGGGGTGGCGGCGCTGGCGGCGGCGGTCTTCGCGGCCACCAGCGCCAACGCGATCCGGGCGGCCCGGCACACGGAAAACGCGGCCACCATCTTTTTCTATTTCTGCCTGGCAGGCCTGCCCGTGGTGCTGCCCTTCGCCCTGGACCCCTGGCCCCGCCTGACGGGAGGCTTCGGCATCTGGGGCCTGGGGGTTCTGATGAGTCTCCTGGCCTACGGGGGGCAGCTCCTGATGTCGGAGGCCTACGGCACCTTGTCGGTGTCGGAGGCGGCAGTCTGGCTCCAGCTGCTGCCCATCGTCCAGTTCCTGCTGGCGGTGCCGCTGCTCGGCGAGCGCGCCACGGGCTTCGGCTTGGCTGGGGTGCTCATCACCGTCGCTGGCGTGGCCTACGGCACCGCCTTTGGCCACCGGCGACGGGCATGA
- a CDS encoding MotA/TolQ/ExbB proton channel family protein, translating into MNLLFAPLMLAEGGADAFSAAEIWRAASIANKFIITVLFILMAYQIYVAIERFVTYAQSKQASDKFLKLFMDTLRRGDFEAAKRAATTHNKSHIALVLKHGLDIFQYEKQLKTMNPNHDAIQPVERAIQRGTAEVVELLKKGMSGLGTIGALAPFIGLLGTVIGIIKVFSDLKTKGAGDINALAGSIGEALATTALGLFVAIPAVWIYNLLTTKQDVVVTNINNAASQMIDEFIRRESQS; encoded by the coding sequence ATGAACCTGCTTTTCGCTCCCCTGATGCTCGCCGAAGGCGGCGCCGACGCCTTCTCCGCCGCTGAAATCTGGCGCGCGGCTTCCATCGCCAACAAGTTCATCATCACCGTCCTCTTCATCCTGATGGCGTACCAGATCTATGTCGCCATCGAGCGCTTCGTGACCTACGCCCAGAGCAAGCAGGCCTCCGACAAGTTCCTCAAGCTCTTCATGGACACCCTCCGCCGCGGTGATTTCGAGGCCGCCAAGCGCGCCGCGACCACCCACAACAAGAGCCACATCGCCCTCGTGCTCAAGCACGGCCTGGACATCTTCCAGTACGAGAAGCAGCTCAAGACCATGAATCCCAACCACGACGCCATCCAGCCCGTGGAGCGTGCCATCCAGCGCGGCACCGCCGAGGTCGTCGAGCTCCTCAAGAAGGGCATGAGCGGCCTGGGCACCATCGGCGCGCTGGCCCCCTTCATCGGCCTGCTCGGCACCGTGATCGGCATCATCAAGGTCTTCTCCGACCTGAAGACCAAGGGCGCCGGCGACATCAACGCCCTGGCTGGCTCCATCGGTGAGGCCCTGGCCACCACCGCGCTCGGCCTGTTCGTCGCCATCCCGGCCGTGTGGATCTACAACCTGCTGACCACCAAGCAGGATGTGGTCGTCACCAACATCAACAACGCGGCTTCCCAGATGATCGACGAGTTCATCCGCCGCGAGAGCCAGAGCTAG
- a CDS encoding biopolymer transporter ExbD gives MDAGGSKGGMKSDINVTPLVDIVLVLLIIFIVITPAVNDSVKLPLSKHSPKVEKDQGAKYLTLMLASKRNAKYEVIGPGAVTIDDREAKDERFFINNEAERQKLEDYINRNVSQLNDKRVFVKADADLPFKYINDLFQSCRKGGADEASIVTSEVKDTDKKPEGGK, from the coding sequence ATGGATGCAGGTGGTTCCAAGGGTGGGATGAAGTCCGACATCAATGTCACGCCCCTCGTGGACATCGTGCTCGTGCTGCTGATCATCTTCATCGTGATCACGCCCGCCGTGAACGACAGCGTGAAGCTGCCGCTCTCCAAGCACAGCCCGAAGGTGGAGAAGGACCAGGGTGCCAAGTACCTCACCCTGATGCTGGCCTCCAAGCGCAACGCCAAATATGAAGTGATCGGCCCCGGCGCCGTGACCATCGACGACAGAGAAGCCAAGGACGAGCGGTTCTTCATCAACAACGAAGCCGAACGCCAGAAGCTCGAAGACTACATCAACCGCAATGTCTCCCAGTTGAACGACAAGCGGGTGTTCGTCAAGGCCGATGCCGACCTTCCCTTCAAGTACATCAACGATCTGTTCCAGTCCTGCCGGAAAGGTGGCGCCGATGAGGCCTCCATCGTGACCAGCGAAGTCAAGGACACGGACAAGAAGCCGGAAGGGGGCAAGTAA
- the yajC gene encoding preprotein translocase subunit YajC, producing the protein MMYALLQSPAPAGPPGWTQFVFIGGMALMFYFLLIRPQSKARKEMEARLSKLKAGDEVVLTSGLYATIDRVEDKHIWVKLGGSVVKARRAAVASLASEPETKN; encoded by the coding sequence ATGATGTACGCCCTTCTGCAGTCGCCCGCCCCGGCCGGCCCTCCGGGCTGGACCCAGTTCGTGTTCATCGGCGGCATGGCCCTGATGTTCTACTTCCTTCTCATCCGCCCCCAGAGCAAGGCCCGGAAGGAGATGGAGGCCCGCCTGTCCAAGCTGAAGGCCGGCGACGAGGTCGTGCTGACCTCCGGCCTCTACGCCACCATCGACCGGGTCGAGGACAAGCACATCTGGGTGAAGCTCGGCGGCTCCGTGGTCAAGGCCCGGCGCGCGGCCGTGGCCTCCCTGGCCAGCGAACCGGAAACCAAGAACTGA
- the secD gene encoding protein translocase subunit SecD, translating into MTKRSLWRLVILLAVLFGCGYFFTPLTKVKLGLDLRGGVHFELEVQGQEALAADLRDGKDRLASRLKEKGLQGATAVVEGDALRVEGVPADQKATVEKVAKDFFPGYALAQEGGSFRLTQKTEYQKTLKDDANKRALEVIEKRIRDIDPANVLEPEITASGAEGNRIVVEIPGIEEGDRERIKNLLATPGHLEQRLLAKAPQIYFASKEDALTYFKGAIPPEFELLPEIESDRQARRAGQPVVKAKPGEEKISRWVLLESRVAVDGADIIDSHRASNSQTEANEVNFTLNKKGDDDFARLTGTASEENRLIAIVLDRKIVTELSAKEKIIGGAVRISGSFTAQEADDLASQLRSGALRAPMKFLEERVVGPGLGRDSIHAGVRAAVIGFAAIIGFMVIFYHWSGVNAIVALSVNVIVMMGLLGSFRATLTLPGIAGFVLTLGMAVDANILIFERIKEELGLGKSVPGAIDAGFDRVFWTIVDSHVTQLFAALLLFIFGTGPVKGFAVTLTVGVVASLFTSIYISRYIYDWVLEHHPGTKTLSVGTHSFFKGAAYDFMKYKGTAIAITWSIILLCILWVKPWNLTHNNRIHLGMQFVGGNDMTVRFRGAMEPETIREALAKNGYSDATVVAYENKDKSVRDFSVKVKAKKDGDQKDSTKQANALRAIFKQMDPEGATSTLPALNLEGSKTLTDTLAKANPAGIAGDEAALAAAYAPFAEKVIAGRDRLPSGLYQTFGELPQELPQVVKDSIQKTYRLGAVGLLKDESFSPSISGEWTRKTLTAVAWALGAILVYVMFRFTASYAVGGIVSLVHDMLMALALFAAFGYEFNVPVVASFLTLMGYSMADTIVVFDRIRENSHRPEYRRATVTKLVNDSINQTLGRTILTSLSVLFVSVCLWLFGGPALKDLAFPLVIGVITGTYSSIYIASPVVVYWDQWFGGKDKLKQHA; encoded by the coding sequence GTGACCAAGCGGAGCCTCTGGCGCCTCGTCATCCTCCTGGCCGTGCTGTTCGGCTGCGGATACTTCTTCACGCCTCTGACGAAGGTGAAACTCGGCCTCGACCTTCGGGGCGGCGTTCACTTCGAGCTGGAGGTCCAGGGCCAGGAGGCCCTGGCGGCCGATCTGCGCGACGGCAAGGACCGCCTCGCCTCCCGGCTCAAGGAGAAGGGCCTGCAGGGCGCCACGGCCGTCGTGGAGGGCGACGCCCTCCGCGTCGAAGGCGTGCCGGCGGATCAGAAGGCCACGGTGGAGAAGGTCGCCAAGGACTTCTTCCCCGGCTACGCGCTGGCCCAGGAAGGGGGCTCGTTCCGCCTCACCCAGAAGACTGAGTACCAGAAGACCCTCAAGGACGACGCCAACAAGCGGGCCCTGGAAGTCATCGAGAAGCGCATCCGGGACATCGACCCCGCCAATGTGCTGGAACCCGAGATCACCGCCAGCGGCGCCGAAGGCAACCGCATCGTGGTCGAGATCCCCGGCATCGAGGAGGGCGACCGCGAGCGCATCAAGAACCTGCTGGCCACCCCCGGCCACCTGGAGCAGCGTCTGCTGGCCAAGGCCCCGCAGATCTACTTCGCCTCCAAGGAAGACGCCCTCACCTACTTCAAGGGGGCGATTCCCCCCGAGTTCGAGCTGCTGCCCGAAATCGAGAGCGACCGCCAGGCGCGCCGCGCCGGCCAGCCCGTGGTGAAGGCCAAGCCCGGCGAAGAGAAGATCAGCCGCTGGGTGCTGCTGGAAAGCCGCGTGGCCGTGGACGGTGCCGACATCATCGACTCGCACCGGGCCTCGAACTCGCAGACCGAAGCCAACGAAGTCAACTTCACCCTGAACAAGAAGGGCGATGACGACTTCGCCCGCCTGACCGGTACCGCTTCCGAGGAAAACCGCCTCATCGCCATCGTGCTCGATCGCAAGATCGTCACGGAACTGAGCGCCAAGGAGAAGATCATCGGCGGCGCGGTCCGCATCAGCGGCAGCTTCACCGCCCAGGAAGCCGACGACCTCGCCAGCCAGCTCCGCAGCGGCGCCCTCCGCGCGCCCATGAAGTTCCTGGAAGAGCGCGTCGTGGGCCCCGGCCTGGGCCGCGACTCCATCCACGCCGGCGTGCGCGCCGCCGTCATCGGTTTCGCCGCCATCATCGGCTTCATGGTGATCTTCTACCACTGGTCGGGTGTGAACGCGATCGTCGCCCTCTCTGTGAATGTGATCGTGATGATGGGCCTGCTGGGCTCCTTCCGGGCCACGCTCACCCTGCCGGGCATCGCGGGCTTCGTGCTCACGCTGGGCATGGCGGTGGACGCCAACATCCTGATCTTCGAGCGCATCAAGGAAGAGCTGGGCCTCGGCAAGAGCGTGCCCGGCGCCATCGACGCAGGCTTCGACCGGGTGTTCTGGACCATCGTGGACAGCCATGTGACCCAGCTCTTCGCGGCCCTGCTGCTCTTCATCTTCGGCACCGGCCCCGTGAAGGGTTTCGCCGTCACCCTCACCGTGGGCGTCGTGGCGTCACTGTTCACCAGCATCTACATCAGCCGCTACATCTACGACTGGGTGCTGGAGCACCATCCCGGCACCAAGACTCTTTCCGTGGGCACCCACTCGTTCTTCAAGGGCGCGGCCTACGATTTCATGAAGTACAAGGGGACGGCCATCGCGATCACCTGGAGCATCATCCTGCTCTGCATCCTCTGGGTGAAGCCCTGGAACCTGACCCACAACAACCGCATCCACCTCGGCATGCAGTTCGTGGGCGGCAACGACATGACCGTGCGCTTCCGCGGAGCCATGGAGCCGGAGACCATCCGGGAAGCCCTGGCGAAGAACGGCTACTCCGACGCCACCGTGGTGGCCTACGAGAACAAGGACAAGTCCGTCCGCGACTTCTCGGTGAAGGTGAAGGCCAAGAAGGACGGTGACCAGAAGGACAGCACCAAGCAGGCGAATGCCCTGAGGGCCATCTTCAAGCAGATGGATCCCGAAGGCGCCACCAGCACGCTTCCCGCCCTCAACCTCGAGGGTTCCAAGACGCTCACGGACACCCTGGCGAAGGCCAACCCCGCAGGCATCGCGGGCGACGAGGCGGCCCTTGCGGCGGCCTATGCGCCCTTCGCGGAAAAGGTCATCGCGGGCCGCGACCGGTTGCCTTCGGGGCTCTATCAGACCTTCGGTGAGCTGCCCCAGGAACTGCCCCAGGTGGTGAAGGACTCGATCCAGAAGACCTACCGTCTGGGTGCGGTGGGCCTCCTCAAGGACGAGAGCTTCTCGCCCAGCATCTCCGGGGAATGGACCCGCAAGACCCTCACGGCCGTGGCCTGGGCCCTCGGCGCCATCCTGGTCTATGTGATGTTCCGGTTCACCGCCAGCTACGCCGTGGGCGGCATCGTCTCCCTGGTCCACGACATGCTCATGGCCCTGGCCCTGTTCGCGGCCTTTGGCTACGAGTTCAATGTGCCGGTGGTGGCGAGCTTCCTCACCCTCATGGGCTACTCCATGGCGGACACCATCGTGGTGTTCGACCGAATCCGGGAGAACAGCCATCGGCCGGAGTACCGGCGGGCCACAGTCACGAAGCTGGTGAACGACTCCATCAACCAGACGCTGGGCCGGACGATCCTCACCTCGCTGTCCGTGCTGTTCGTCAGCGTCTGCCTCTGGCTCTTCGGCGGCCCGGCCCTCAAGGACCTGGCCTTCCCGCTGGTCATCGGCGTCATCACCGGCACCTACTCGTCCATCTACATCGCCAGCCCCGTGGTGGTGTACTGGGATCAGTGGTTCGGCGGCAAGGACAAACTCAAACAGCATGCCTGA
- a CDS encoding energy transducer TonB, producing MSKDPQKPVPAKSAAPVETLEDAVYKSSLAAGNDAIRRGNPLVTIPTTVAMYALFGFVAFQLAKHTETGKKVIKTVGIDLAEQADAAAPPPPPPPPPPPPPPPPPMAVSSAKVDSTPIDPRQEVVPEQAPKELPKQDHSLGGVPGGVPGGVPGGVIGGVVGGVVGGVVGGTGKVVDFDFSQIKVKYQPPAPPYPPLAKIAKIQGTVVVEIVVGPDGIPTSAAAKEGPPQLRPTAEAYAMQWKFEPALLNGTPQYARFKLTMPFRLK from the coding sequence ATGAGCAAAGATCCCCAGAAACCTGTTCCCGCCAAGTCGGCTGCTCCTGTGGAGACGCTGGAGGATGCTGTCTACAAATCCTCCCTCGCCGCCGGGAACGACGCCATCCGGCGGGGCAATCCCCTGGTCACCATCCCCACGACGGTGGCCATGTACGCCCTGTTCGGCTTCGTGGCTTTCCAGCTGGCCAAGCACACGGAGACCGGCAAGAAGGTGATCAAGACCGTGGGCATCGACCTCGCAGAGCAGGCTGATGCTGCGGCTCCCCCGCCTCCTCCTCCGCCGCCTCCGCCGCCGCCGCCGCCGCCGCCTCCGATGGCCGTGTCATCCGCCAAGGTGGATTCGACCCCCATCGACCCGCGCCAGGAAGTGGTGCCTGAGCAGGCGCCGAAGGAGCTCCCCAAGCAGGATCACTCCCTTGGCGGCGTCCCCGGCGGCGTCCCCGGCGGTGTTCCCGGCGGCGTCATCGGCGGTGTGGTCGGTGGCGTGGTCGGTGGCGTGGTCGGCGGCACCGGCAAGGTGGTGGACTTCGACTTCAGCCAGATCAAGGTGAAGTACCAGCCCCCCGCCCCGCCCTATCCGCCCCTCGCCAAGATCGCCAAGATCCAGGGCACGGTGGTCGTGGAGATCGTGGTGGGTCCCGATGGGATTCCGACTTCGGCCGCTGCGAAGGAAGGTCCTCCCCAGCTCCGTCCCACTGCCGAGGCCTATGCCATGCAGTGGAAGTTCGAACCGGCCCTTCTGAACGGCACCCCTCAGTACGCCCGCTTCAAGCTGACGATGCCTTTCCGGCTGAAGTAG
- a CDS encoding biopolymer transporter ExbD: MDAGGAKGKAKTDINVTPLIDIVLVLLIVFIVMVPGLSRAMKVVVPQVQVTSAPPKPDPNNILIQVDQDGSLMLQSEKIDAEGIKAKLPDAVMLQPLNYRKVFLKVDEDVKYQVMVDVLDAIRVASDSAKKKSLEQLDKFQGQDGGDVKVAVSLKRRAAAATAPVS; the protein is encoded by the coding sequence ATGGACGCCGGTGGTGCCAAGGGCAAAGCCAAAACCGATATCAATGTCACCCCCCTGATCGACATTGTGCTGGTGCTCCTGATCGTGTTCATCGTGATGGTGCCCGGCCTCAGCAGGGCCATGAAGGTGGTGGTTCCCCAGGTCCAGGTGACCTCGGCCCCCCCCAAGCCCGATCCGAACAACATCCTGATCCAGGTGGATCAGGACGGATCGCTCATGCTCCAGTCCGAGAAGATCGACGCCGAGGGCATCAAGGCCAAGCTCCCCGACGCGGTCATGCTCCAGCCCCTCAACTACCGGAAGGTCTTCCTGAAGGTGGACGAGGATGTGAAGTACCAGGTCATGGTGGATGTGCTCGATGCCATCCGCGTGGCATCGGACTCGGCCAAGAAGAAGTCTCTGGAACAGCTCGACAAGTTCCAGGGCCAGGATGGCGGCGATGTGAAAGTGGCCGTCTCCCTGAAGCGCCGGGCCGCCGCTGCCACCGCGCCGGTCAGCTAG
- the tgt gene encoding tRNA guanosine(34) transglycosylase Tgt — protein MSKITSRDFSFIPETGEAQRPARAGRFLTSHGEVLTPAFMPVGTQGTVKGITPVQLREIGPQVILGNTYHLGLRPGDALVAQLGGLHRFMGWEGPILTDSGGFQVFSLASMRKMTEEGVTFQSHIDGSPQFLSPERSMEIQRNLGSDICMALDECPPGRMERAKLEISMARTTRWLARSRAVPLQPHQGLFAINQGGTHLDLRRRHLAEALELDAGTPFQGFAVGGLSVGEPKAEMNAVLAEFVTELPADRPRYLMGVGTPEDLLFGIEQGVDLFDCVLPSREARHGRILTSRGRLNLKNARHREGDLPLDPACSCYTCRTFSRAYLHHLFRCGELLGFTLNTIHNLSYTVGLTRAARQALLENRFPAFAQSARSGWMTEEP, from the coding sequence ATGTCGAAAATCACAAGTCGCGATTTCTCATTCATCCCCGAAACGGGCGAGGCCCAGCGCCCCGCCAGGGCCGGCCGGTTCCTTACCTCTCATGGCGAGGTCCTGACCCCGGCCTTCATGCCGGTGGGCACCCAGGGCACCGTGAAGGGCATCACGCCGGTCCAGCTCCGGGAGATCGGCCCCCAGGTCATTCTCGGGAACACCTACCACCTGGGCCTGCGGCCGGGAGACGCCCTGGTGGCCCAGCTGGGCGGCCTGCACCGCTTCATGGGCTGGGAGGGGCCCATCCTCACGGATTCCGGCGGTTTCCAGGTCTTTTCCCTGGCCTCCATGCGGAAGATGACGGAAGAAGGCGTCACCTTCCAGAGCCACATCGATGGCAGTCCCCAGTTCCTGTCGCCGGAACGGAGCATGGAGATCCAGCGCAACCTGGGTTCGGACATCTGCATGGCCTTGGACGAGTGCCCGCCCGGGCGCATGGAGCGCGCGAAGCTCGAGATCAGCATGGCCCGCACCACCCGCTGGCTGGCCCGCAGCCGGGCCGTGCCGCTGCAGCCCCACCAGGGCCTCTTCGCCATCAACCAGGGCGGCACCCACCTGGACCTGCGGCGCCGGCACCTGGCGGAGGCCCTGGAGCTCGATGCCGGGACTCCCTTCCAGGGCTTCGCGGTGGGCGGCCTCAGCGTGGGGGAGCCCAAGGCGGAGATGAACGCCGTGCTGGCGGAGTTCGTGACGGAGCTGCCGGCGGACCGCCCCCGCTACCTCATGGGCGTGGGCACGCCGGAGGACCTGCTCTTCGGCATCGAACAGGGGGTGGACCTCTTCGATTGCGTGCTGCCCAGCCGCGAGGCCCGCCACGGCCGCATCCTCACCAGCCGGGGTCGGCTCAACCTGAAGAACGCCCGCCACCGGGAGGGGGACCTGCCCCTGGATCCCGCCTGTTCCTGCTACACCTGCCGGACCTTCAGCCGGGCCTACCTGCACCACCTGTTCCGCTGCGGAGAGCTGCTGGGCTTCACGCTGAACACGATCCACAACCTGAGCTACACTGTGGGGCTCACCCGTGCCGCGCGGCAGGCCCTGCTGGAGAACCGTTTTCCAGCTTTCGCCCAGTCCGCGCGTTCCGGATGGATGACCGAGGAGCCCTGA